The Corynebacterium confusum genome has a window encoding:
- the selB gene encoding selenocysteine-specific translation elongation factor has product MQVIATAGHVDHGKSTLVKALTTMEPDRWEEEKRRGLTIDLGFAWTTLPSGEDVAFVDVPGHERFLGNMLAGLGPIGLGPAPILLFVVAADEGWQAQSSDHRDAAVALGIERAVVVLSRADKADAQQRAESAAQVQRELAGTPLAQAPVVEVSAVTGEGIDKLREALDGLVGPEPDPAAAVRLWIDRSFSITGAGTVVTGTLVAGILRPGDTLSLFQATGVREVEVRGLHSENSAIDRAQPVSRVAVNLRGIDAGTIHRGDVLATPGRWEATRVIDVRRTTGRGLDEVPQEVVAHLGSAGVGVHVRPFDAQHARLQLPEPLPVVVGDRLILRGSGARHVLAGVEVIDVAPPELNRRGDGTRRGQVLAGITDASDAGEQVRRRKAVRVDDLARQGLDTDNRPAGVVAFRGWWISARAVTEWRTELLGALEAYFADNLLAAGMPRVAAVHLLALPGEELLDVVIAAAKVSSADGLLSLPGRQAGLGAAEEGIAKLEKRLADAPCAAPEAGDLEAWGLGAKELAAAERAGRVVRLGGGVVLVPASLEWAKDRLGELDQPFTTSQARQALGTSRRVVIPVLEHFDAQRVTRRIDAGHRELR; this is encoded by the coding sequence ATGCAGGTCATCGCCACTGCCGGACACGTCGATCACGGCAAATCCACGCTGGTCAAAGCTCTGACCACCATGGAGCCGGACCGCTGGGAGGAAGAGAAGCGCCGGGGGCTGACCATCGACCTGGGTTTTGCGTGGACCACGCTGCCCAGCGGGGAGGACGTCGCCTTCGTCGACGTTCCCGGGCACGAGCGTTTCTTGGGCAACATGCTGGCCGGGCTGGGGCCTATCGGGCTGGGGCCGGCGCCCATCCTGCTCTTCGTCGTCGCCGCGGACGAGGGCTGGCAGGCCCAGAGCAGCGATCACCGCGATGCCGCGGTGGCGCTGGGCATCGAACGCGCGGTGGTGGTCTTAAGCCGCGCGGACAAGGCGGACGCGCAGCAGCGGGCGGAAAGCGCCGCTCAAGTTCAGCGGGAACTGGCCGGCACGCCTCTGGCCCAGGCGCCGGTGGTGGAGGTCTCGGCGGTCACGGGCGAGGGCATCGACAAGCTGCGCGAGGCCCTCGACGGCTTAGTCGGGCCGGAACCGGACCCGGCAGCCGCCGTGCGGTTGTGGATCGACCGGTCGTTTAGCATCACCGGCGCGGGCACCGTGGTCACCGGCACCCTGGTAGCCGGCATACTGCGGCCCGGGGACACGCTCAGCCTGTTCCAGGCCACCGGCGTGCGCGAGGTTGAGGTGCGGGGCCTACACAGTGAGAACTCCGCCATCGACCGCGCCCAGCCGGTCAGCCGGGTGGCGGTGAACCTGCGCGGCATCGACGCCGGTACCATCCACCGCGGCGACGTACTGGCCACCCCGGGCAGGTGGGAGGCCACCCGCGTTATCGACGTGCGCCGCACCACGGGCCGGGGCCTGGACGAGGTCCCGCAGGAGGTCGTCGCCCATCTGGGCAGCGCCGGGGTGGGCGTGCACGTGCGGCCTTTCGACGCCCAGCACGCCCGCCTGCAGCTGCCGGAACCGCTGCCGGTCGTGGTCGGGGACCGCCTCATCCTGCGCGGCTCGGGCGCGCGCCACGTGCTGGCCGGCGTCGAGGTCATCGACGTCGCCCCGCCGGAGCTCAACCGCCGCGGGGACGGGACCCGGCGCGGCCAGGTGCTGGCGGGCATTACTGATGCCAGCGATGCCGGGGAACAGGTACGTCGCCGCAAGGCCGTACGCGTCGACGACTTGGCCCGCCAGGGACTGGATACGGATAATCGCCCGGCTGGCGTGGTCGCCTTCCGCGGGTGGTGGATTAGCGCCCGCGCGGTCACCGAGTGGAGGACCGAGCTGCTGGGCGCGCTCGAGGCCTATTTCGCCGACAACCTCCTGGCTGCCGGGATGCCGCGCGTGGCCGCCGTCCACCTCTTGGCCTTGCCCGGCGAGGAGCTTCTCGACGTCGTCATCGCCGCGGCGAAGGTCAGTTCGGCCGATGGGCTGCTGAGCCTGCCGGGGCGCCAGGCGGGCCTCGGCGCGGCGGAAGAAGGCATCGCCAAACTGGAAAAGCGGCTGGCCGATGCCCCCTGCGCCGCCCCGGAGGCCGGCGACTTGGAGGCCTGGGGGCTGGGCGCGAAGGAGCTGGCCGCCGCCGAGCGCGCCGGGCGCGTGGTGCGCCTGGGGGGCGGGGTCGTGCTGGTGCCGGCCAGCCTGGAGTGGGCCAAGGACCGCCTGGGCGAGCTGGACCAGCCGTTTACGACCTCGCAGGCGCGCCAGGCGCTGGGCACTAGCCGCCGTGTGGTCATCCCGGTGCTTGAGCACTTCGATGCTCAACGGGTCACCCGCCGGATCGACGCCGGGCACCGCGAGCTGCGCTAG
- a CDS encoding BCCT family transporter, which yields MLKDIIYPHNIHPALVPGVSIEDQKIKYGVDKPILVVVGGLIVAFIIWGVLAPQQVFSASSVALEWVMTNLGWIFTVLAIGLVFLLLILAFSRYGRIPLGVDGEKPEFSTVSWAAMLFGAGIGIGIIFFGPYEPLSHYLSPRPGAYEAASEEAMMGAMAQAAMHWGLNAWAIYAIVGLAVAYVSYRRGRVPLMSSILLPLLGTKKNDSWQARVIDGLAIIATLFGTAATLGIGALQISRGVEVVTGWSPEGNALALVIIMVLSVGTIASAVSGVARGIRWLSNINLALALGLAIFFFVVGPTAFLANMLPAVVVEYVGSMPDMLAANMGEGEEMQAYLSAWTTFYWAWWVSWAPFVGVFVAKISRGRTIRQYILGVLFIPSAIIVGAYTILGGTTIWLQRQSNAVAPDGTAESMPAPEEIFFVVLDKLPGTEIVAPLVMVMLAVFFVTTADSASLINSQMTQKGNPRPKPWITIFWILCMAGIAVVILLAGGRNALQGLQNLITITALPFAVIIVAMCVALVRELRNDPMSIRAHYESQAISNAVVHGVRDYGDDFALSIEPTPSESDYATGSDFDSTADEVTEWYTRTDEEGNTVGYDYETGEYIAEDNSGVDPDDDSGVKAD from the coding sequence GTGCTCAAGGACATTATCTACCCGCACAACATCCACCCGGCGCTGGTGCCCGGCGTGTCCATCGAGGACCAGAAGATCAAGTACGGGGTGGACAAGCCGATCTTGGTGGTGGTCGGCGGCCTCATCGTGGCCTTCATCATCTGGGGTGTGCTGGCCCCGCAGCAGGTTTTCAGTGCCTCCTCGGTCGCCCTCGAATGGGTCATGACGAACCTGGGCTGGATCTTTACCGTGCTGGCCATTGGGCTGGTCTTTTTGCTGCTGATCCTGGCCTTTTCCCGCTACGGGCGCATCCCACTGGGCGTGGACGGGGAAAAACCGGAGTTTTCCACGGTCAGCTGGGCGGCGATGCTTTTTGGCGCCGGCATTGGCATCGGCATCATCTTCTTCGGCCCTTACGAGCCGCTCAGCCACTACCTGTCGCCACGGCCCGGGGCCTACGAGGCCGCCAGCGAGGAAGCCATGATGGGCGCGATGGCGCAGGCGGCCATGCACTGGGGCCTTAACGCCTGGGCCATCTACGCCATTGTCGGGCTTGCCGTGGCCTATGTGTCTTACCGCCGCGGGCGCGTGCCGCTGATGAGCTCCATCCTGCTGCCGCTTCTGGGCACCAAGAAGAACGACTCCTGGCAGGCCCGGGTCATCGACGGCCTGGCGATTATTGCCACGCTGTTTGGTACGGCGGCGACGCTCGGCATCGGCGCGCTGCAGATTAGCCGCGGCGTCGAGGTGGTCACCGGCTGGTCGCCGGAGGGCAACGCCCTGGCGCTGGTCATCATCATGGTGCTATCGGTCGGCACGATCGCTTCGGCGGTCTCCGGCGTGGCCCGCGGTATCCGCTGGCTGTCCAACATCAACCTGGCCCTGGCGCTCGGCCTGGCGATCTTCTTCTTCGTGGTCGGCCCGACCGCGTTTTTGGCCAATATGCTGCCGGCCGTGGTCGTCGAGTACGTCGGCTCCATGCCGGACATGCTGGCCGCGAACATGGGCGAGGGCGAAGAGATGCAGGCCTACCTCTCGGCCTGGACCACGTTCTACTGGGCCTGGTGGGTGTCCTGGGCGCCGTTCGTCGGCGTCTTCGTAGCCAAGATTTCGCGCGGGCGCACTATCCGCCAGTACATCCTGGGCGTGCTTTTCATCCCTTCCGCCATCATCGTGGGTGCCTACACCATCCTGGGTGGGACCACCATCTGGCTGCAGCGCCAGTCCAACGCCGTGGCCCCGGATGGCACCGCCGAGTCCATGCCCGCGCCGGAGGAAATCTTCTTCGTGGTGCTGGACAAGCTCCCCGGTACCGAAATCGTCGCGCCGCTGGTGATGGTGATGCTTGCGGTCTTCTTCGTGACCACCGCGGACTCGGCCTCGCTGATCAACTCGCAGATGACGCAGAAGGGCAACCCGCGGCCCAAGCCCTGGATCACCATCTTCTGGATCCTGTGCATGGCCGGTATCGCCGTGGTGATCCTGCTAGCCGGCGGCCGCAATGCCCTGCAGGGCCTGCAGAACCTCATCACCATTACCGCGCTGCCTTTCGCGGTCATCATCGTGGCCATGTGCGTGGCCCTGGTGCGCGAGTTGCGCAACGACCCGATGAGTATCCGTGCCCACTACGAGTCCCAGGCGATCTCCAACGCCGTCGTCCACGGCGTGCGCGACTACGGCGACGACTTCGCCCTGAGCATCGAGCCGACGCCCAGCGAATCCGACTACGCCACTGGGTCCGACTTCGACTCCACCGCAGATGAGGTCACCGAGTGGTACACCCGCACCGACGAGGAAGGAAACACCGTCGGCTACGACTACGAAACCGGCGAGTACATCGCCGAGGACAACAGCGGCGTCGATCCGGACGACGACAGCGGGGTTAAGGCGGACTAA
- the zupT gene encoding zinc transporter ZupT has product MHDLPTIVFAFGLALLAGLSTAIGGAIAVSRRNPGPGFMAGALGLSAGVMLYVSFVEILPEGKEQLTEAFADARAGTWAAVGAFFAGIAVIAIIDRLVPEEINPHEPGTTEEAARRRRLMKTGVFTAGALAIHNFPEGFSTFLAGLEDVQVALPVAVAIAIHNIPEGIAVAVPLREATGSRAKGFWWALVSGLAEPMGALIGFVLLMPLLGPATMGVSFAAIAGIMVFISLDELLPTAEETGKHHFAIYGVIAGMAIMALSLLLFL; this is encoded by the coding sequence ATGCACGATCTGCCCACCATCGTCTTCGCCTTCGGGCTGGCGCTGCTGGCCGGCCTGTCCACCGCGATCGGTGGCGCCATTGCTGTCAGCCGCCGTAACCCGGGCCCCGGATTCATGGCTGGGGCCCTGGGGTTGTCGGCCGGCGTGATGCTGTACGTCTCCTTCGTCGAGATCCTCCCGGAGGGCAAAGAGCAGCTAACCGAGGCCTTCGCCGACGCGCGCGCCGGGACCTGGGCGGCCGTCGGCGCGTTTTTCGCAGGCATAGCCGTTATCGCGATTATCGACCGCCTGGTGCCGGAGGAAATCAACCCGCACGAGCCAGGCACCACCGAGGAAGCCGCCCGCCGCCGCCGGCTCATGAAGACCGGCGTGTTCACCGCCGGCGCGCTGGCCATCCACAACTTCCCGGAGGGTTTTTCCACCTTCCTGGCCGGCCTCGAGGACGTCCAGGTCGCGCTGCCCGTCGCGGTAGCGATCGCCATCCACAACATCCCGGAGGGCATAGCCGTGGCCGTGCCGCTGCGGGAGGCGACCGGCTCGCGCGCCAAGGGCTTCTGGTGGGCGCTGGTCTCCGGTTTAGCTGAGCCTATGGGCGCCCTCATCGGTTTCGTGCTCCTGATGCCGCTGCTGGGACCGGCGACGATGGGCGTAAGCTTCGCTGCCATCGCCGGCATCATGGTCTTTATCAGCCTGGACGAGCTGCTGCCGACGGCCGAGGAAACCGGCAAGCACCACTTCGCCATCTACGGCGTCATCGCTGGCATGGCTATCATGGCGCTGTCGCTGCTGCTGTTCCTGTAG
- a CDS encoding chloride channel protein, whose amino-acid sequence MSGRPSSTTPSPGIKSPLVYVALVVAAGLAAGIVGLVMTLCVDALLVIGAHDDPGPAHWATVVGVPAAGGLLAGAGWWWLRRGGPVRTVGDALHDGRGLPLVRTLADAAFQLLAAGTGSSIGRENAPRQGAAVVAAALTRNKNSTSGVAVELVAIAAGAGLGAVYNVPLAGAIFAFSVLRITPTLRTVLTALAVSGLATVTAWPVVGHQAFYTLPEFSPSRGLVLAAVAWMVVVMPLAGSIGGAFAAGADWAGRHRTPPRWYLPLTVGAAGAAVGVCALVLPPVPGNGFDIIQLTLHLGGSGALFACLLVAKPLLTVLCLRCGAVGGTLTPALATGASLGGAAAFFFHWTGLPWMDSEYSIITCALIGAAAVLAVTQRAPLFAAVITWELTAAPLWLVGPIVVSALGSFYLAREARRTAAARKTPTGTAAATAP is encoded by the coding sequence ATGTCCGGGCGGCCAAGTAGCACCACCCCTTCCCCGGGGATCAAGTCCCCGCTCGTCTACGTGGCCCTGGTGGTCGCCGCCGGCCTGGCCGCCGGCATCGTTGGCTTGGTGATGACGCTTTGCGTCGACGCCCTGCTCGTGATCGGCGCGCACGACGACCCGGGCCCCGCGCACTGGGCCACCGTCGTCGGCGTGCCGGCGGCCGGCGGGCTGCTGGCCGGGGCCGGCTGGTGGTGGCTGCGCCGCGGCGGCCCGGTACGCACCGTCGGCGACGCCCTACACGACGGCCGCGGCCTGCCGCTGGTGCGCACGCTGGCCGATGCCGCCTTCCAACTGCTCGCCGCCGGCACGGGCAGCTCGATCGGGCGCGAGAACGCCCCGCGCCAGGGCGCGGCCGTCGTAGCCGCGGCCCTAACCCGGAACAAGAACTCCACTAGCGGCGTCGCCGTCGAGCTGGTGGCCATCGCCGCCGGCGCCGGGTTGGGCGCGGTCTACAACGTCCCGCTGGCCGGTGCCATCTTCGCCTTCTCCGTGCTGCGCATCACCCCTACCCTACGCACGGTGCTCACCGCGCTGGCCGTGTCCGGCCTGGCGACCGTGACCGCCTGGCCCGTGGTGGGCCACCAGGCCTTCTACACGCTGCCTGAGTTCTCCCCCAGCCGCGGGCTGGTCCTGGCGGCCGTGGCCTGGATGGTGGTGGTGATGCCGCTGGCCGGCAGCATCGGCGGCGCTTTCGCGGCGGGCGCGGACTGGGCCGGACGCCACCGCACCCCGCCGCGGTGGTACCTGCCGCTGACCGTCGGCGCGGCGGGGGCGGCCGTGGGGGTCTGCGCGCTGGTCTTGCCGCCGGTGCCGGGCAACGGCTTCGATATCATCCAGCTCACGCTGCACCTGGGCGGCAGCGGCGCGCTCTTTGCCTGCCTGCTGGTGGCCAAACCTCTCCTGACGGTGCTCTGCCTGCGCTGCGGGGCCGTGGGCGGCACGCTCACACCCGCGCTGGCCACGGGGGCGTCGCTCGGCGGGGCCGCCGCCTTCTTCTTCCATTGGACCGGCCTGCCGTGGATGGACAGCGAATACTCGATCATCACCTGCGCGCTCATCGGCGCCGCCGCGGTGCTGGCGGTCACTCAGCGGGCTCCCCTCTTCGCCGCCGTCATCACCTGGGAACTGACCGCGGCCCCGCTGTGGCTGGTCGGCCCAATTGTCGTCTCGGCGCTGGGCTCGTTCTACCTCGCCCGCGAGGCGCGGCGGACGGCGGCCGCGCGCAAGACTCCTACAGGAACAGCAGCAGCGACAGCGCCATGA
- a CDS encoding DUF808 domain-containing protein: MAGGLLALFDDIALIARSAASSVDDVAALTGKTSAKAVGVVVDDAAVTPQYVAGVDPKRELPMIWRITKGSLVNKLIIILPVALLLSWLAPWALTPILMLGGAYLCFEGAHKIAAKLLPGMEDQETPVRESGPEAEDSLVSSAIRTDLILSAEIMVIALNELMSESFGLRVITLITIAIVFTLGVYGAVAVLIKMDDIGLRLLERRDGNSLVGKALVKGMPYVLHIIGIIGTAAMLWVGGHILTSGLAEFGLSAPVDAVHHLSQLVPAGVLEWLVDTASSMVFGFVVGAILVAVVEGIQHVRAAK, encoded by the coding sequence ATGGCCGGTGGCCTTCTTGCCTTGTTCGATGACATCGCGCTGATCGCGCGTTCGGCGGCCTCGTCGGTAGACGACGTCGCCGCGCTGACTGGCAAGACCTCCGCCAAGGCGGTCGGGGTCGTGGTCGATGACGCCGCAGTGACCCCGCAGTACGTCGCCGGCGTGGACCCCAAGCGGGAGCTGCCGATGATCTGGCGTATCACCAAGGGCTCTCTGGTCAACAAGCTCATCATCATCCTTCCGGTGGCGCTCCTGCTGTCCTGGCTGGCCCCTTGGGCGCTGACCCCCATCCTGATGCTGGGTGGGGCTTACCTCTGCTTCGAGGGCGCCCACAAGATCGCCGCGAAGCTGCTGCCGGGCATGGAGGATCAGGAAACGCCGGTGCGCGAGTCCGGCCCAGAGGCGGAGGACTCGCTCGTGTCCTCGGCCATCCGCACCGACCTCATCCTGTCGGCGGAAATCATGGTCATCGCCCTCAACGAGTTGATGAGCGAGTCCTTCGGGCTGCGCGTTATCACGCTGATTACCATCGCCATCGTCTTTACCCTGGGCGTTTACGGCGCGGTGGCCGTGCTGATCAAGATGGATGACATTGGCCTGCGCCTGCTCGAGCGCCGCGACGGCAACTCCCTGGTCGGCAAGGCCCTGGTCAAGGGCATGCCCTACGTCCTGCACATCATCGGCATCATCGGCACCGCCGCCATGCTGTGGGTCGGCGGCCACATCCTGACCTCCGGCCTGGCGGAGTTCGGCCTGAGCGCGCCCGTCGATGCCGTCCACCACTTAAGCCAGCTGGTTCCTGCCGGCGTGCTGGAATGGCTGGTGGATACCGCCAGCTCGATGGTCTTCGGTTTCGTGGTCGGCGCCATCCTCGTCGCCGTCGTCGAAGGTATTCAGCATGTCCGGGCGGCCAAGTAG
- a CDS encoding DUF402 domain-containing protein has product MSVDLHPVKEETFDTRRDFNIDPKGFNRPVDRYERTDFGLYMGRGADHPRFGYLESWLLPELRLRANIFHFRPGVKHSQDFYFDIADISVTDNVWSTRDLYVDLVSLTGSPVEVLDIDELAAATSAGYLSAEEAEGAIDATLTAVEGITRHRDDAMEWLHQLGFPLTWADEVELVPAGNA; this is encoded by the coding sequence ATGAGCGTTGACTTGCACCCCGTCAAGGAAGAAACCTTCGACACCCGCCGGGACTTCAACATCGACCCGAAGGGCTTCAACCGCCCTGTCGACCGCTACGAGCGCACCGACTTCGGCCTCTACATGGGCCGCGGCGCCGACCACCCGCGCTTCGGCTACCTGGAGTCCTGGCTCCTGCCGGAGCTGCGCCTACGTGCCAATATCTTCCACTTCCGCCCCGGCGTCAAGCACTCCCAGGACTTCTACTTCGACATCGCGGATATCTCCGTGACCGACAACGTGTGGTCCACCCGGGATCTCTACGTCGACCTGGTCTCCCTGACCGGCAGCCCGGTCGAGGTCTTGGACATCGACGAGCTCGCGGCCGCCACCTCCGCCGGGTACCTGAGCGCCGAGGAGGCCGAGGGCGCTATCGATGCCACCCTGACCGCAGTCGAGGGCATCACCCGCCACCGCGACGACGCCATGGAATGGCTGCACCAGCTGGGCTTCCCGCTCACGTGGGCCGACGAGGTAGAGCTCGTGCCCGCCGGCAACGCCTAA
- a CDS encoding Rv1157c family protein encodes MSAATAGLIGALVAAVSPAEATPQVPTPASSAASSAAELSAQLEDAVGSSLPVDHLGRPTPQAAQKVRDFAYQPWMPEDARNAILAALAYTTGQGGGETGVDIPVGGPNFRQFYWPTVSGRCIGGTQDSMGSAIAVPGPTEIPAPGAGAGETAFLFTAMGTKPATPNQGQMNVHWFNLNNFRSGVTPLGNHGINPEGPATISGRAATGPGTVVALLSGAVNTEEGSCRFAPTAAIVEVK; translated from the coding sequence ATGTCAGCCGCGACCGCCGGGCTGATCGGCGCTCTCGTCGCCGCGGTCTCCCCCGCCGAGGCCACCCCGCAGGTCCCGACTCCCGCCTCCTCGGCCGCGTCTTCTGCCGCCGAGCTGAGCGCGCAGCTCGAGGACGCCGTCGGCTCCTCGCTCCCGGTGGATCACCTGGGCCGGCCCACCCCGCAGGCGGCCCAGAAGGTGCGCGACTTCGCCTACCAGCCGTGGATGCCGGAGGACGCCCGCAACGCCATCCTGGCGGCTCTGGCGTATACCACCGGCCAGGGCGGTGGCGAAACCGGCGTGGACATCCCCGTCGGCGGCCCGAACTTCCGGCAGTTCTACTGGCCGACCGTCTCCGGCCGCTGCATCGGCGGAACGCAGGATTCCATGGGCTCGGCCATCGCAGTGCCGGGGCCGACCGAGATCCCCGCCCCCGGCGCTGGCGCCGGCGAGACCGCCTTCCTTTTCACCGCCATGGGCACCAAGCCGGCCACGCCCAACCAGGGTCAGATGAACGTCCACTGGTTCAACCTGAACAACTTCCGCAGCGGCGTCACCCCGCTGGGCAACCACGGGATCAACCCGGAGGGTCCGGCGACCATCTCGGGCCGCGCCGCCACCGGGCCCGGCACCGTCGTCGCCCTGCTCAGCGGCGCCGTCAACACCGAAGAAGGCAGCTGCCGCTTCGCCCCCACCGCCGCCATCGTGGAGGTTAAGTAA
- the typA gene encoding translational GTPase TypA produces the protein MTHTEFRNVAIVAHVDHGKTTLVNGMLEQSGAFGEHGEHTDRVMDSNDQEKERGITILAKNTAITRKGKGKDGADLIINVIDTPGHADFGGEVERGISMVDGVVLLVDASEGPLPQTRFVLTKALEAKLPVIIAVNKTDRPDARIDEVVTESQDLLLEIAAGLDDPDAAAAAEELLDLPVLYASGRAGIASTENPGDGNVPAGADLQPLFDVIYDVLPEPSATIDAPLQAHVTNLDSSDFLGRIALLRIYSGSIKKGQQVAWIHYDDEGNQHTKTVKVAELLRTVGFERQPAEDAIAGDIVAISGISDIMIGDTIADPEQPEALPRITVDEPAISMTIGVNTSPMAGRGGGDKLTARLVKARLDQELIGNVSLRVLPTERPDAWEVQGRGEMALSVLIESMRREGFELTIGKPQVVTQEIDGKVHEPYELITIDVPSEHQGAVTQLMATRKGQMQSMDVREGDWVRMVFRIPARGLIGFRTQFMTETRGAGIANSISDGLDVWAGEIKSRPTGSLVADRTGQITQYALTQLADRGSFFVEPGDEAYEGMVVGANNRDEDIDINITKEKKLTNMRSATADATVTLAKAHTLSLEEALEFCGTDECVEVAPNALRVRKVILSATDRKRAASRNKQLNK, from the coding sequence GTGACCCATACTGAGTTCCGTAACGTCGCCATCGTCGCCCACGTTGACCATGGCAAAACCACCCTGGTCAACGGCATGCTGGAGCAGTCCGGCGCTTTCGGCGAACACGGCGAACACACGGACCGTGTCATGGACTCCAACGACCAGGAAAAAGAGCGCGGCATTACCATCCTGGCCAAGAACACCGCGATTACCCGTAAGGGCAAGGGCAAGGATGGTGCCGACCTTATTATCAACGTCATCGACACCCCGGGCCACGCCGACTTCGGCGGCGAGGTCGAGCGCGGTATCTCCATGGTCGATGGCGTCGTCCTGCTTGTCGATGCCTCCGAGGGTCCGCTGCCGCAGACCCGGTTCGTGCTGACCAAGGCCCTAGAGGCCAAGCTGCCGGTCATCATCGCCGTCAACAAGACCGACCGCCCGGATGCCCGCATCGATGAGGTCGTCACCGAATCCCAGGATCTCCTGCTGGAAATCGCCGCGGGCCTGGACGATCCGGACGCCGCAGCCGCCGCCGAGGAGTTGCTGGACCTGCCGGTGCTCTACGCCTCCGGCCGCGCCGGCATCGCCTCCACCGAGAACCCGGGCGACGGCAACGTGCCCGCCGGCGCGGACCTGCAGCCGCTCTTCGACGTCATCTACGACGTCCTGCCGGAGCCGTCGGCCACCATCGACGCCCCGCTGCAGGCGCACGTGACCAACCTGGACTCCTCCGACTTCCTGGGCCGTATCGCGCTGCTGCGTATCTACTCCGGCAGCATCAAGAAGGGCCAGCAGGTCGCCTGGATCCACTACGACGACGAGGGCAACCAGCACACCAAGACCGTCAAGGTCGCGGAGCTGCTGCGCACAGTCGGTTTCGAGCGCCAGCCGGCCGAGGACGCCATCGCCGGCGACATCGTGGCTATCTCCGGTATTTCCGACATCATGATCGGCGACACCATCGCGGATCCGGAGCAGCCGGAGGCCCTTCCGCGCATCACCGTCGATGAGCCGGCCATCTCCATGACCATCGGTGTCAACACCTCGCCGATGGCCGGCCGCGGCGGCGGCGACAAGCTGACCGCTCGCCTGGTCAAGGCCCGCCTAGACCAGGAGCTCATCGGTAACGTCTCCCTGCGCGTCCTGCCGACCGAACGCCCGGACGCCTGGGAGGTCCAGGGCCGCGGTGAGATGGCGCTGTCCGTGCTCATCGAGTCCATGCGCCGCGAGGGCTTCGAGCTGACCATCGGCAAGCCGCAGGTCGTCACCCAGGAAATCGACGGCAAGGTGCACGAGCCCTACGAGCTGATCACCATCGACGTGCCCTCCGAGCACCAGGGTGCGGTCACCCAGCTGATGGCCACCCGCAAGGGCCAGATGCAGTCCATGGACGTGCGCGAAGGCGACTGGGTTCGCATGGTCTTCCGCATTCCGGCCCGCGGCCTCATCGGCTTCCGCACCCAGTTCATGACGGAGACCCGCGGCGCGGGCATCGCCAACTCCATCTCCGACGGCTTGGACGTCTGGGCCGGCGAGATCAAGTCCCGCCCGACCGGCTCGCTGGTCGCCGACCGCACCGGCCAGATCACCCAGTACGCGCTGACCCAGCTGGCCGACCGCGGCAGCTTCTTCGTGGAGCCGGGAGACGAGGCCTATGAGGGTATGGTCGTCGGCGCCAACAACCGTGATGAGGACATCGACATCAACATCACGAAGGAAAAGAAGCTGACCAACATGCGCTCGGCCACCGCCGACGCCACGGTCACCCTCGCTAAGGCCCACACCCTGAGCCTGGAGGAGGCCCTCGAGTTCTGTGGCACCGACGAGTGCGTCGAGGTCGCCCCGAACGCCCTGCGCGTGCGCAAGGTGATCCTGTCCGCGACCGACCGCAAGCGCGCGGCTTCCCGCAACAAGCAGCTCAATAAGTAG